A genomic window from Silene latifolia isolate original U9 population chromosome Y, ASM4854445v1, whole genome shotgun sequence includes:
- the LOC141630701 gene encoding protein FAR1-RELATED SEQUENCE 5-like, with the protein MTVLGFEASRVVDSNEAVKTVDDGCWSSDVGVSNKAGRLCREVEKRFTPYIGQKFGGVEDAVTFYKIYAIACGFDVRRYTIKKWRGGEIKSKLVVCNREGFAHKTPRKDQDDGLDGEKSQRIFRVTRVGCKARIRLYMKNDLLLIDWFHEGHNHELISLKDREFQKLSRNITDYHKMIIVSNSRLKIGATKTYRICKERVNGYENIGASLNDFKNFHRDVKCFIHERDGQLFVDHFKEMTETRIGFYFDYDLDDDGSLRRAIWADGTARDNYKIFGDAVSFDPTYSTNKYSMVFTPFTVLTTINDL; encoded by the exons ATGACGGTGTTAGGATTTGAAGCATCGAGAGTGGTAGACAGTAATGAAGCGGTAAAGACGGTCGACGATGGTTGCTGGAGCTCCGACGTCGGTGTTTCAAATAAAGCG GGGAGGCTGTGTAGGGAGGTGGAGAAGAGGTTTACACCGTACATCGGCCAGAAGTTTGGGGGGGTTGAGGATGCGGTGACTTTTTATAAGATATACGccattgcttgtgggtttgatgtCCGTAGGTACACAATAAAAAAATGGCGTGGCGGTGAGATCAAGTCAAAGCTCGTCGTCTGCAATCGAGAAGGTTTCGCTCACAAGACGCCCAGAAAAGATCAGGATGACGGACTGGATGGGGAGAAGTCACAGAGGATATTCAGGGTCACTAGAGTGGGGTGTAAAGCGAGGATACGACTATATATGAAGAATGATCTTTTATTAATTGACTGGTTCCACGAGGGTCACAATCACGAGCTTATCTCACTTAAGGACAGAGAGTTCCAGAAATTGTCGCGTAACATAACAGATTATCACAAGATGATAATCGTTTCAAACTCAAGG ctgaagataggagcaacAAAAACATACAGAATCTGCAAAGAACGAGTGAATGGATACGAAAACATTGGAGCAagcttaaatgattttaagaacttccataggGATGTTAAATGTTTCATTCACGAACGGGATGGTCAGTTGTTTGTTGACCATTTCAAGGAAATGACTGAAACAAGAATAGGTTTCTACTTTGACTATGACCTTGACGATGATGGCAGCCTACGTAGGGCCATATGGGCGGACGGTACCGCCCGAGATAATTACAAAATTTTTGGTGATGCGGTGTCATTCGACCCAACTTACTCCACCAATAAGTATTCTATGGTATTCACACCATTCACGGTGTTGACCACCATAAACGATCTGTGA
- the LOC141630700 gene encoding protein FAR1-RELATED SEQUENCE 6-like: MNKIPSKFGVSRSDYNEFICKMNDIIWDDELEAAEFDGIWEQIIQDHGVGVNDWFADTYAIRGQWVMAHCRDLRMALIMRTTQRSESENSFFKRFGHKSGTLVEFWMRFESAMDQKRHTQKQLDNMDKHSSATASTHLALEIHAAKVYTYSAFHKFKQEAIFSIDTCRTGGFTERGELEVTTVKDSTRKKNFEVAYSPASGIKTIPEDYVLNRWMKEYLRLRIFNTNGEGTENMQVIDEKQIAMSIMWSKFMKSVGLLRDKGIADVDFSAN; encoded by the exons atgaacaaaatTCCAAGTAAGTTTGGCGTCTCGAGAAGCGATTATAATGAGTTCATCTGTAAAATGAatgacattatatgggacgatgaGCTTGAGGCAGCAGAATTTGATGGTATCTGGGAGCAAATAATTCAAGATCATGGTGTTGGCGTAAATGATTGGTTTGCAGATACATATGCTATAAGGGGACagtgggtgatggcgcattgcagaGACTTGAGGATGGCGTTGATTATGAGGACAactcaaagatcagagagcgaaaatagctTTTTCAAGAGGTTTGGGCACAAGTCAGGAACattggttgagttttggatgcgtttcgAGAGCGCTATGGACCAAAAAAGACATACACAGAAGCAGCTTGACAACATGGATAAGCACTCGTCCGCAACGGCGTCAACACATCTGGCATTAGAGATTCATGCTGCAAAGGTGTACACCTATTCAGCTTTCCACAAATTCAAACAAGAAGCCATCTTCTCAATTGATACATGTAGAACAGGAGGTTTCACTGAGAGAGGCGAGCTAGAGGTAACTACTGTCAAAGATTCAACCAGAAAGAAGAATTTTGAAGTTGCGTACAGTCCAG CAAGTGGGATAAAGACTATACCAGAAGATTATGTTCTGAATAGATGGATGAAAGAGTATCTCCGATTAAGGATTTTCAATACTAATGGTGAAGGAACAGAAAACATGCAAGTCATCGATGAAAAACAAATTGCAATGTCAATAATGTGGTCGAAGTTCATGAAGTCAGTAGGGCTCCTTCGAGACAAAGGAATAGCTGATGTTGACTTTTCCGCTAATTAG